The Vibrio kanaloae genome has a window encoding:
- the secF gene encoding protein translocase subunit SecF, translating into MFQILKAEKMIDFMRWSKFAFVFSILMIGTAIFTLTTKSLNWGLDFTGGTLIEVGFEQPANLPDIRSSLEAEGFGDATVQNFGSAREVMVRLRPRDGVAGETLGNQILAAIKDGTGEQVEMRRIEFVGPNVGDELTEAGGLAIIVSLICILIYVSVRFEWRLAAGAVLALAHDVIITLGVFSLMQIEVDLTIVAALLTVVGYSLNDTIVVFDRIRENFRKMRKGEAPEVLNNSITQTLSRTLITSGTTLFVVIALFVQGGAMIHGFATALLLGITVGTYSSIYVASALAMKLGITREHLMPPQVEKEGEEFEEMP; encoded by the coding sequence ATGTTTCAGATTCTAAAAGCAGAAAAAATGATCGACTTTATGCGTTGGTCAAAATTTGCCTTTGTATTTTCTATCTTGATGATTGGTACTGCCATCTTTACCTTAACAACGAAATCGTTGAACTGGGGATTAGATTTTACAGGCGGTACTCTGATTGAAGTCGGTTTTGAGCAACCTGCAAACCTACCCGATATCCGTAGCTCACTAGAGGCTGAAGGCTTCGGAGATGCAACGGTACAGAACTTTGGGTCGGCACGTGAGGTTATGGTTCGCTTACGCCCGCGTGACGGTGTTGCAGGCGAAACGCTTGGTAACCAGATTCTGGCTGCAATTAAAGACGGTACTGGTGAGCAAGTTGAAATGCGCCGTATCGAGTTCGTAGGCCCTAACGTGGGTGATGAACTAACAGAAGCTGGTGGCCTTGCTATCATCGTTTCTCTTATCTGTATATTGATCTACGTATCAGTGCGATTTGAATGGCGTTTGGCAGCGGGTGCGGTATTAGCACTTGCGCACGATGTTATCATCACACTTGGTGTGTTCTCTCTAATGCAAATTGAGGTGGATCTAACCATCGTAGCAGCCTTGCTAACGGTAGTCGGTTACTCCCTCAACGATACCATCGTTGTATTCGACCGTATTCGTGAGAACTTCCGTAAGATGCGTAAAGGTGAAGCGCCTGAAGTACTGAACAACTCAATCACACAAACATTGAGCCGTACATTGATCACTTCTGGTACAACGCTATTCGTAGTTATCGCACTGTTTGTACAGGGCGGTGCTATGATTCACGGCTTCGCAACCGCACTTCTGTTAGGTATTACGGTTGGTACTTACTCTTCTATCTACGTTGCATCAGCACTGGCTATGAAGTTGGGTATTACACGTGAGCACCTAATGCCACCACAAGTGGAAAAAGAAGGTGAAGAGTTTGAAGAAATGCCTTAG